One genomic window of Choloepus didactylus isolate mChoDid1 chromosome 27, mChoDid1.pri, whole genome shotgun sequence includes the following:
- the ACP7 gene encoding acid phosphatase type 7, with protein MHLLHPCWSCCCLLIFFLGVQGAPGAPSATPEQVHLSYPGEPGCMTVTWTTWVPTRSEVQYGLQPSGPLPHRALGTFSLFVDGGILQRKLYIHRVTLRGLLPGVRYVYRCGSNQGWSRRFRFRSLKNGAHWSPHLAVYGDLGADNPKALPRLRRDTQQGMYDAVLHVGDFAYNMDQDNACVGDRFMRLIEPVAASLPYMTCPGNHEERYNFSNYKARFSMPGNSEGLWYSWDVGPAHIISFSTEVYFFLHYGRHLVERQFRWLESDLQKASKNRAVRPWVITMGHRPMYCSNADLDDCTWHESKVRKGLLGHLYGLEDLFYKYGVDLQIWAHEHSYERLWPIYNYQVLNGSREKPYTNPRGPVHIITGSAGCEERLTPFTIRPRPWSAVRVKEYGYTRLHILNGTHVHIQQVSDDQDGKIVDDIWVVRPLQGRMMYL; from the exons GTGAGCCAGGCTGCATGACTGTCACCTGGACCACATGGGTCCCAACCCGCTCAGAAGTGCAGTACGGGCTGCAGCCGTCAGGGCCCCTGCCCCACCGGGCCCTGGGCACCTTCAGCCTCTTCGTGGATGGGGGCATCCTCCAGCGGAAGCTCTACATACACCGAGTCACGCTGCGGGGGCTGCTGCCTGGTGTCCGATATG TTTACCGCTGTGGAAGTAACCAGGGCTGGAGCCGTCGGTTCCGCTTCAGGTCCCTAAAGAATGGGGCCCACTGGAGCCCCCACCTGGCTGTGTATGGGGACCTAGGGGCTGACAACCCAAAGGCTTTACCCCGGCTGCGCAGGGACACCCAGCAGGGCATGTACGATGCCGTTCTCCATGTGG GAGACTTTGCCTATAACATGGACCAGGACAACGCCTGTGTCGGGGACAGGTTCATGAGGCTCATTGAACCCGTGGCGGCCAGCCTGCCATACATGACGTGCCCGGGGAACCACGAAGAACGCTA TAATTTCTCTAACTACAAGGCTCGCTTCAGCATGCCAGGGAACAGTGAAGGCTTGTGGTACAG CTGGGATGTGGGCCCAGCCCACATCATTTCCTTCTCCACGGAAGTATATTTCTTTCTCCATTACGGCCGCCACCTGGTGGAGAGACAGTTCCGCTGGCTGGAGAGTGACCTCCAG AAAGCCAGTAAGAATCGGGCAGTCCGGCCGTGGGTCATAACCATGGGTCACCGACCCATGTACTGTTCCAACGCTGATCTGGATGACTGCACATGGCACGAAAGCAAG GTCCGCAAAGGCCTCCTCGGCCATCTCTATGGATTGGAGGATCTTTTCTACAAATATG GGGTTGATCTGCAGATATGGGCTCATGAGCACTCGTATGAACGGCTGTGGCCAATTTATAACTACCAG GTATTAAATGGCAGCAGAGAGAAGCCCTACACCAACCCTCGAGGACCTGTCCATATTATCACAGGATCTGCT GGCTGTGAGGAGCGGCTGACCCCCTTCACCATCCGCCCGCGGCCCTGGAGCGCCGTACGTGTGAAGGAGTATGGGTACACGCGGCTACACATCCTCAACGGGACTCACGTCCACATCCAGCAGGTGTCCGACGACCAG GATGGGAAGATCGTGGACGACATCTGGGTGGTGAGACCCCTGCAGGGCCGAATGATGTACCTCTAG